The following proteins come from a genomic window of Frankia casuarinae:
- a CDS encoding acyl carrier protein, which yields MPRQWSADALLDFLVEQAGLPSDERPTDLDVTFIDIGLDSLAYLQLSAEVAGTFGVDLPAELPESWTLAEILATVNTALGQRETV from the coding sequence ATGCCCCGGCAATGGTCGGCCGATGCCCTGCTCGACTTCCTGGTCGAGCAGGCCGGTCTGCCCTCGGACGAGCGGCCGACGGACCTGGATGTGACCTTCATCGACATCGGCCTCGACTCGCTCGCCTACCTCCAGCTCTCGGCGGAGGTGGCCGGGACCTTCGGGGTGGACCTCCCGGCCGAGCTGCCGGAGAGCTGGACCCTCGCCGAGATCCTGGCCACGGTGAACACGGCTCTCGGCCAGCGCGAGACGGTCTGA
- a CDS encoding TcmI family type II polyketide cyclase, with protein sequence MVARMNPADAPAIAATFAESDAGELPGIVGVTRRDLFHFHGLYFHLIEAPTNVRNTVENVHEHPLFVDVSKKLGKYVSAYDPETWRTPGDAMAQSFYSWTAG encoded by the coding sequence ATCGTGGCCAGGATGAACCCTGCCGACGCTCCCGCCATCGCGGCGACCTTCGCCGAGTCCGATGCCGGAGAACTACCCGGAATCGTGGGTGTGACCAGGCGTGACCTGTTTCACTTCCATGGCCTTTACTTTCATCTTATCGAGGCTCCGACTAACGTCAGGAACACCGTCGAGAACGTCCATGAGCATCCGCTGTTCGTCGACGTGAGCAAAAAGCTCGGGAAATACGTCTCCGCCTACGACCCGGAGACCTGGCGCACCCCCGGGGACGCGATGGCACAGAGTTTCTACTCGTGGACGGCCGGCTGA
- a CDS encoding LuxR C-terminal-related transcriptional regulator, whose amino-acid sequence MLDLFGIDEVTLAAYRLWLCHEVLSVPEVAEMLGEPLVAARRARDRLVELGLLLPSRERAGHYVAVHPEAGLDHLLQAQHEQLIRRHERLLLARAQISSFVSDYLESRPGGDTAEVRRIDSADQARAELLAIVGRAEREVLALHTRREWSSTLTREVMPVELRALRRGVVMRSVLPRSVRLDELGAGYVRTVAAHGLDARMIDDPRLDATAVDGRIGLVRLGRGFATGQTLLVRTPELTALLLTLFEQVWEAAEPLSGEAMAAPGDGDDAPNDTERLLLRLLSLGMKDEAAARHLGVSVRTVRRMIADLMARLNARSRFQAGSLAAQRGWF is encoded by the coding sequence GTGCTCGATCTTTTCGGTATCGATGAGGTCACCCTGGCCGCCTATCGGCTGTGGCTGTGCCACGAGGTCCTGAGCGTGCCCGAGGTGGCGGAGATGCTCGGCGAGCCGCTGGTCGCCGCGAGGCGGGCGCGTGATCGTCTGGTCGAGCTGGGTCTGCTGCTGCCCTCGCGCGAACGGGCCGGTCACTACGTCGCGGTGCATCCCGAAGCCGGGCTCGACCACCTGCTCCAGGCGCAGCACGAGCAGCTGATCCGTCGCCATGAGCGGCTGCTCCTGGCCCGGGCACAGATCAGCTCCTTCGTCTCGGACTACCTGGAGAGCCGTCCCGGCGGGGACACCGCCGAGGTAAGGCGGATAGACAGTGCCGACCAGGCCCGTGCGGAGCTGCTCGCGATCGTCGGGCGAGCCGAGCGGGAGGTGCTCGCGCTGCATACCCGGCGCGAGTGGTCCTCGACCCTGACTCGCGAGGTGATGCCGGTCGAACTGCGTGCGTTGCGGCGTGGTGTGGTGATGCGCAGCGTCCTGCCCCGGTCGGTGCGCCTGGACGAGCTCGGCGCCGGTTATGTGCGGACCGTGGCGGCGCATGGCCTGGACGCCCGAATGATCGACGATCCCCGGCTGGACGCCACCGCGGTCGACGGGCGGATCGGCCTGGTCCGACTGGGCCGGGGGTTCGCGACCGGCCAGACCCTGCTCGTGCGCACCCCGGAGCTGACCGCCCTGCTGCTCACCCTGTTCGAACAGGTCTGGGAGGCCGCCGAACCGCTGAGCGGCGAGGCGATGGCCGCTCCCGGGGACGGTGACGACGCGCCGAACGACACCGAACGGCTGCTGCTGCGTCTGCTCAGCCTCGGCATGAAGGACGAGGCGGCCGCGCGCCATCTGGGCGTCTCCGTCCGCACCGTGCGCCGCATGATCGCCGATCTGATGGCACGGTTGAACGCCCGTAGCCGATTCCAGGCGGGTAGCCTCGCCGCGCAACGCGGCTGGTTCTGA
- a CDS encoding GTP-binding protein has translation MDYRPSRTGSPETAPPHPVKIIIAGGFGVGKTTFVGSVSEIQPLTTEAAMTAASIGIDDTSAVGSKTTTTVAMDFGRITLLDSIILYLFGTPGQDRFWFMWDELVLGAIGAVVLVDTRRLADSFPAIDYFEERDIPFLIALNRFDGAREYRVEDVRAALDLDPRRPVVFCDARQRESVRQSLVSLVRHALDVVSAESRPGLPQRSG, from the coding sequence ATGGACTACAGGCCCTCTAGAACGGGGTCGCCGGAAACGGCGCCGCCGCATCCGGTAAAAATCATCATCGCCGGCGGGTTCGGAGTCGGAAAGACGACGTTCGTCGGTTCGGTGAGCGAGATTCAGCCCCTCACCACGGAGGCCGCGATGACGGCCGCAAGCATAGGGATCGACGACACCAGCGCGGTCGGTTCGAAGACGACAACCACGGTCGCGATGGACTTCGGTCGGATCACGCTTCTCGACAGCATTATTCTCTACCTTTTCGGCACCCCGGGCCAGGACCGGTTCTGGTTCATGTGGGATGAGCTCGTCCTCGGCGCGATCGGCGCGGTGGTCCTGGTGGACACGCGGCGGCTGGCCGACTCCTTTCCGGCCATCGACTACTTCGAGGAGCGCGACATCCCGTTCCTCATCGCGCTGAACCGGTTCGACGGTGCGCGGGAGTACCGGGTGGAGGACGTCCGGGCGGCGTTGGACCTCGATCCGCGCCGTCCGGTGGTGTTCTGCGACGCCCGGCAGCGGGAGTCGGTCCGGCAGTCCCTGGTGTCGCTGGTCCGCCACGCCCTCGACGTGGTGTCCGCGGAGTCCCGGCCGGGCCTGCCCCAGCGGTCGGGGTGA
- a CDS encoding DUF742 domain-containing protein: MSRDDEWFDEEAGPVVRPYAVTGGRTRPTNQTLELVALVTTTPNGRLMMRTLEHEQRAIALLCQRVQSIVEISARLNLPVGVARVLVGDMLDAGLVTVTRPARPSDRPSIALIEKVLDGLQAL, translated from the coding sequence ATGTCGCGCGATGATGAATGGTTCGACGAAGAGGCTGGTCCGGTCGTCCGCCCCTACGCTGTCACCGGGGGCCGGACACGGCCGACGAACCAGACGTTGGAGCTGGTCGCGTTGGTGACCACCACGCCCAACGGCCGGCTGATGATGCGGACGCTGGAGCATGAGCAGCGCGCCATCGCGTTGCTCTGCCAACGCGTGCAGTCGATCGTGGAGATCTCCGCTCGGCTGAATCTTCCGGTCGGGGTCGCGCGGGTCCTCGTCGGCGACATGCTCGACGCCGGCCTGGTGACCGTGACCCGACCGGCCCGACCCTCCGACCGCCCTTCCATTGCCCTCATCGAAAAGGTGCTCGATGGACTACAGGCCCTCTAG
- a CDS encoding roadblock/LC7 domain-containing protein, which translates to MRPLGPSENMSWLLNNLVKKVPEVTYVIALSSDGLLLATSYGMDRATADQLAAVASGFNSLARGAGRFFGGGNVRQTIVEMDEGFLFVTAVGDGSCLAILSSPGADIGLIAYEMALLVTRVGEFLTPELRAQMQSALPL; encoded by the coding sequence ATGCGTCCGCTGGGGCCGTCCGAGAACATGAGCTGGTTGCTCAACAACCTCGTCAAGAAGGTGCCCGAAGTCACCTATGTGATTGCGCTTTCCTCTGACGGGTTGTTGCTCGCCACCTCGTACGGGATGGACCGGGCGACCGCCGACCAACTGGCCGCGGTGGCCTCCGGATTCAACAGCCTGGCGCGCGGCGCGGGTCGTTTCTTCGGGGGTGGAAACGTCCGGCAGACCATTGTCGAGATGGACGAGGGATTCCTGTTCGTCACCGCGGTCGGGGATGGATCGTGCCTGGCCATTCTCAGCAGCCCCGGCGCGGACATCGGTCTCATCGCCTACGAGATGGCGCTGCTGGTGACCCGGGTCGGCGAGTTTCTCACCCCGGAACTCCGGGCTCAGATGCAGTCCGCGCTGCCACTCTGA
- a CDS encoding sensor histidine kinase yields the protein MLQNWPIRSKLVVILVVPLAALAVLSAIQVRGNVDNVRVANRIKALADFSIKSNELVQALQVERYATNSYVGSNYMAVAQEQAALAARGPVDKALAVYRAGEAALPAAGRDTLATTLASISERLGKLSAQRKAIDAHQAQVDQNIAFYSGAVDDLLALNAQVAAGSRNTSLVNGATTLVSIAQAKEQVAHQRGAVVRVILLQQTDAATLREIQTRSGAEDAWLAQFRTTATADEQEFYNVTVGRTISAAATLRDGTVNAVQNGQPLTVTPQIWLEASDAKINAMRQVERRIAADLATTSAKIASSATRDALLSGIGVALVLVVSVVISLLVASPMIRDLRRLRRGALEVANERLPGVVDRLHRGSPVDVAEEEFPVEVRSKDEIGQLAEAFGTVHAVAVRTAVEQAAMRKSIGDTFLNLARRSQALIHRQLKVIDALERKETDPDELEELFRLDHLATRMRRHAEDLIVLSGSKPARGWRRPVPVKDVVRGAVAEVEDYTRVQVMSIDGGAISGHAVGDVIHMLAELIENATSFSPPHTPVHVSGHEVSNGFVIEIEDRGLGMSPEEFDAVNERLANPPPFDLSTSERLGLFVVGRLAERHSISVKLRSSPYGGTMAIVLVPTTLLRQVDTDGEARPEPAQIAPPLPMTRVPALDGPAIDEDRFRGSLVDADGNLAGPPARSEDAAAAAHGQDETLIDDLPVFATVRSSWFVADRPRHRSNGRPSDAPPRPSTPRSDPDGGSGGKPGSRDFGDPPPLPSRRSRGGRRAVGDQPHPAVPDHPQTPGSDDPGGPPARPGQDTSFRDEPFREEPFRDGPFQDGRDVPGPGGHDGAPGSEYGGDGGPGSRVTSLFGDSPMARERSRGGEPGSADPREATRTDPFTSPLGRPVGRSEGFQREDTPAMGQTVVPLGRPAPSARSDEPADPAGPGADGQLPVDFTEVGLPKRTRRASLAPQLRRDTPEERSGILAAQRSPEEIRNMMSSFQNNFGRGLADGQVSNDGDDVGKVT from the coding sequence ATGCTCCAGAATTGGCCCATCCGCTCGAAGCTAGTGGTGATTCTCGTCGTCCCCCTGGCTGCGCTCGCGGTACTGAGCGCGATACAGGTGCGGGGGAACGTCGACAACGTGCGGGTCGCCAACCGCATCAAGGCACTCGCCGACTTCTCGATCAAAAGCAACGAGCTGGTCCAGGCCCTGCAGGTCGAGCGGTACGCCACGAACTCCTATGTCGGTTCCAACTACATGGCCGTCGCTCAGGAGCAGGCGGCGCTCGCCGCCCGCGGCCCGGTGGACAAGGCCCTGGCCGTCTATCGGGCCGGTGAGGCGGCGCTGCCCGCGGCGGGTCGTGACACCCTGGCGACCACGCTCGCGTCGATCTCGGAACGCCTCGGCAAGCTCTCTGCGCAGCGCAAGGCGATCGACGCGCACCAGGCGCAGGTGGACCAGAACATTGCTTTCTACTCGGGTGCCGTGGACGATCTCCTCGCCCTCAACGCCCAGGTGGCGGCCGGAAGCCGCAACACCTCGCTGGTCAACGGTGCCACCACACTGGTGAGTATCGCGCAGGCCAAGGAACAGGTCGCCCACCAGCGCGGCGCCGTCGTCCGCGTGATCCTCCTCCAGCAGACGGATGCGGCCACGCTGCGGGAGATCCAGACCAGGAGCGGGGCGGAGGACGCCTGGCTGGCCCAGTTCCGCACCACGGCCACGGCGGACGAGCAGGAGTTCTACAACGTGACGGTCGGCCGGACGATCTCGGCCGCCGCGACATTGCGTGACGGCACGGTCAACGCCGTGCAGAACGGCCAGCCGCTGACCGTTACCCCGCAGATCTGGCTGGAGGCCTCCGACGCGAAGATCAATGCGATGCGGCAGGTCGAACGCCGGATCGCGGCCGACCTCGCAACGACCAGCGCGAAGATCGCCAGTTCGGCCACCCGCGACGCGCTCCTCAGCGGTATCGGCGTGGCGCTGGTGCTCGTGGTGTCGGTGGTGATTTCTCTCCTGGTGGCGAGCCCGATGATCCGGGACCTACGCCGACTGCGCCGCGGCGCCCTCGAAGTCGCGAACGAGCGGCTGCCCGGGGTCGTCGACCGTCTGCACCGCGGGTCGCCGGTGGACGTGGCCGAGGAGGAATTCCCGGTCGAGGTCCGGAGCAAGGACGAGATCGGTCAGCTCGCCGAGGCGTTTGGCACCGTGCACGCGGTGGCCGTGCGGACCGCGGTGGAGCAGGCCGCGATGCGCAAGAGCATCGGGGACACGTTCCTCAACCTCGCCCGCCGCAGCCAGGCACTCATTCACCGCCAGCTCAAGGTGATCGACGCCCTGGAGCGCAAGGAGACCGACCCGGACGAGCTGGAGGAGCTCTTCCGTCTCGACCACCTCGCCACCCGCATGCGCCGGCACGCCGAGGACCTCATCGTGCTGTCCGGCTCCAAGCCGGCCCGTGGTTGGCGCCGGCCCGTCCCGGTCAAGGACGTCGTCCGTGGCGCCGTCGCCGAGGTGGAGGACTACACCCGGGTGCAGGTGATGTCGATCGACGGAGGGGCCATCAGCGGTCACGCCGTCGGTGACGTCATCCACATGCTCGCCGAGCTGATCGAGAACGCCACCTCCTTCTCTCCGCCCCACACGCCGGTGCATGTCTCCGGGCACGAGGTGTCGAACGGCTTCGTGATCGAGATCGAGGACCGCGGGCTGGGCATGAGTCCGGAGGAGTTCGACGCCGTGAACGAGCGGCTGGCCAACCCGCCTCCCTTCGACCTGTCGACCAGCGAGCGTCTCGGCCTGTTCGTCGTCGGTCGGCTCGCCGAGCGGCATTCCATCTCGGTGAAGCTGCGGTCCTCGCCGTACGGCGGCACGATGGCGATCGTCCTGGTGCCGACCACGCTGCTGCGGCAGGTCGACACCGACGGGGAGGCCCGGCCGGAGCCCGCGCAGATCGCCCCGCCGCTCCCCATGACGCGGGTTCCGGCTCTCGACGGCCCGGCCATCGACGAGGACCGGTTCCGTGGGTCGCTGGTGGACGCGGACGGCAACCTCGCCGGTCCCCCCGCGCGCTCCGAGGACGCGGCCGCGGCTGCGCACGGTCAGGACGAGACGCTCATCGACGATCTGCCGGTCTTCGCCACGGTGCGATCGAGCTGGTTCGTCGCCGACCGCCCGCGGCACCGTTCCAACGGCAGGCCTTCGGACGCTCCGCCGCGTCCCTCGACCCCGCGCTCCGACCCGGACGGCGGGTCGGGCGGGAAGCCCGGCTCCCGCGACTTCGGTGACCCCCCGCCGCTGCCGTCGCGCCGTTCGCGTGGCGGCCGCAGGGCCGTGGGGGACCAGCCCCACCCCGCCGTCCCGGACCATCCCCAGACGCCCGGGTCGGACGACCCCGGCGGTCCGCCGGCCCGTCCGGGACAGGACACATCTTTCCGGGATGAACCCTTCCGGGAGGAGCCCTTCCGGGATGGCCCCTTCCAGGACGGACGGGACGTCCCCGGTCCGGGTGGCCACGACGGTGCGCCCGGCTCCGAGTATGGCGGCGACGGCGGACCCGGCAGCCGTGTCACCTCGCTGTTCGGTGACAGCCCCATGGCCAGGGAGCGGTCGCGCGGTGGTGAGCCCGGCTCCGCCGACCCGCGGGAGGCCACCCGAACCGATCCGTTCACCTCACCGCTGGGCCGGCCGGTGGGACGCTCCGAGGGATTCCAGCGCGAGGACACCCCCGCCATGGGCCAGACGGTCGTCCCCCTCGGACGCCCGGCGCCTTCGGCCCGTTCGGACGAGCCCGCTGACCCGGCCGGGCCCGGCGCGGACGGCCAGCTGCCCGTCGATTTCACCGAGGTGGGCCTGCCCAAGCGCACCCGGCGGGCCAGTCTCGCGCCACAGCTTCGTCGGGACACTCCCGAGGAGCGTTCCGGAATACTCGCCGCGCAACGGAGCCCGGAAGAGATCCGCAACATGATGTCGTCCTTCCAGAACAACTTTGGTCGTGGTCTGGCGGACGGCCAGGTTTCGAACGACGGTGACGATGTAGGAAAGGTGACCTGA
- a CDS encoding enoyl-CoA hydratase-related protein, translated as MSSQIESEPGQGALTVRINRPEKRNALTQAMYLALAEAFDKAETDPEIRVIRLTGSGGSFTAGNDLVDFLAADALRAEGPTLTFIRTLARSTKLLVAEVDGPAMGIGTTLLLHCDLVYATERSTLGMPFVNLGVIPEFGSTLLLPRRVGPAIAARLVYFGESLGAAEAARLGVVTEVLPDAEALRARVDDRVAALLAQPPQALAAARALLHDGGTPEVLARIDVESSIFTERLVSDEARSAMTARLPGRHGTSAAEG; from the coding sequence ATGAGCAGCCAGATCGAGAGCGAACCCGGCCAGGGCGCGCTGACGGTACGGATCAACCGCCCGGAGAAACGCAACGCCCTCACCCAGGCGATGTACCTCGCCCTCGCGGAGGCGTTCGACAAGGCCGAGACCGACCCGGAGATCCGGGTCATCCGGCTGACCGGCAGCGGCGGATCCTTCACCGCCGGCAACGATCTGGTCGACTTTCTGGCCGCCGACGCCCTCCGGGCGGAGGGTCCGACGCTGACCTTCATCCGGACGCTGGCCCGCAGCACGAAACTTCTCGTCGCCGAGGTCGACGGGCCCGCGATGGGCATCGGGACCACGCTGCTGCTGCACTGCGACCTGGTCTACGCGACCGAGCGCAGCACCCTCGGGATGCCGTTCGTCAATCTGGGGGTGATCCCCGAGTTCGGGTCGACCCTCCTGCTACCCCGCCGGGTCGGACCAGCCATCGCTGCCCGCCTCGTCTACTTCGGCGAGTCCCTCGGAGCGGCCGAGGCCGCCCGACTGGGGGTGGTGACCGAGGTACTTCCCGACGCCGAAGCGCTACGCGCCCGGGTCGACGACCGGGTGGCGGCGCTGCTGGCTCAGCCGCCGCAGGCGCTCGCGGCAGCTCGCGCCCTGCTGCACGACGGCGGGACACCGGAGGTGTTGGCGCGCATCGACGTCGAAAGCTCGATCTTCACCGAGCGCCTCGTCAGCGACGAGGCGAGATCCGCGATGACCGCCAGGCTGCCGGGCCGCCACGGCACGTCGGCAGCCGAGGGTTGA
- a CDS encoding DUF6343 family protein, with translation MSVTHSLPHQRDRGSALGHRPWWRRAFSCGSSGPGGFPPAHSAFGLRRVLAAFGLVFCGVFAGFFAVRGQTAGAAFLAFLALVAIVDLVVIQQRIRRQTE, from the coding sequence GTGTCTGTGACCCATTCCCTGCCGCACCAACGCGACCGGGGTAGTGCCCTCGGGCACCGGCCTTGGTGGCGCCGCGCCTTCTCCTGCGGCTCCTCCGGTCCGGGGGGGTTCCCCCCGGCTCACAGCGCATTCGGGCTACGCCGCGTCCTCGCCGCGTTCGGCCTGGTGTTCTGCGGGGTCTTCGCCGGTTTCTTCGCCGTCCGGGGGCAGACAGCCGGCGCCGCCTTCCTCGCCTTTCTCGCCCTCGTCGCCATCGTCGATCTGGTCGTCATCCAGCAACGGATCCGGCGCCAGACCGAATGA
- a CDS encoding DUF445 domain-containing protein, with protein MNDPEGVSGPVSAGFARGTTDEVGLRRGLRRMRLIAGSLLAAVVTIYLLAARWQANGGPGWIGYVAAATEAGAVGALADWFAVTALFRHPLGLPIPHTAIIPRRKDALGRSLENFVGTHFLAEDVIREKIDGIGVSARVGAWLRQPSHAERVTTEAAERFIAVLSGMNDDLVRELVEKAVLPRVVERPWAGALGMALERVVEDRLHHRLVDVIVTEAETWLKQNPEVFARTVQERAPSWSPKWLDEAVAAKAYSEALRFTEALRTDPEHRARRALDAFLRGFAGRLRTDEALGRQVEQIKYRLLAHPEVDRVISAMWATAKSILLDLASDPGSTARVRATDELAAFGAQLATDPELARTVDHTVANAATRVVCRHKDDIAAVIGDTVGRWQPDEASRRIELHVGRDLQFIRINGTVVGALVGLIIHLVTELAF; from the coding sequence ATGAACGATCCGGAGGGCGTCTCCGGGCCGGTGTCGGCTGGCTTCGCGCGCGGCACCACCGACGAGGTGGGCCTGCGCCGCGGGCTTCGCCGGATGCGGCTCATCGCCGGCAGCCTGCTTGCCGCGGTGGTGACGATCTACCTCCTCGCCGCCCGCTGGCAGGCCAACGGTGGCCCGGGGTGGATCGGGTACGTGGCCGCGGCCACCGAGGCGGGCGCGGTCGGCGCACTGGCCGACTGGTTCGCGGTGACCGCGCTGTTTCGCCACCCACTCGGCCTCCCGATCCCGCACACGGCGATCATTCCTCGACGTAAGGACGCGCTTGGTCGGAGTCTGGAGAACTTCGTCGGCACCCACTTCCTCGCCGAGGACGTGATCCGGGAGAAGATCGACGGCATCGGAGTGTCCGCCCGGGTCGGTGCCTGGCTGCGCCAGCCGTCGCACGCCGAACGGGTCACGACCGAGGCGGCGGAGCGGTTCATCGCGGTGCTCTCCGGGATGAACGACGACCTGGTCCGCGAACTCGTCGAGAAGGCGGTGCTGCCCCGCGTCGTCGAACGGCCCTGGGCCGGGGCTCTCGGAATGGCGCTGGAACGGGTGGTCGAGGACCGGCTGCACCATCGACTGGTCGACGTGATCGTCACCGAGGCCGAGACGTGGTTGAAGCAGAACCCGGAGGTCTTCGCCCGCACCGTGCAGGAGCGGGCACCAAGCTGGTCTCCGAAGTGGCTGGACGAGGCGGTCGCGGCCAAGGCGTACAGCGAGGCGCTGCGCTTCACCGAGGCGCTGCGCACCGACCCCGAGCACCGGGCACGCCGCGCCCTGGACGCGTTCCTGCGCGGCTTCGCCGGCCGGCTGCGCACCGACGAGGCGCTGGGACGGCAGGTCGAGCAGATCAAGTACCGGCTCCTGGCCCATCCCGAGGTCGACCGGGTGATCTCCGCCATGTGGGCCACGGCGAAGAGCATCCTGCTCGATCTTGCCTCCGATCCGGGCAGCACGGCCCGGGTCCGCGCGACCGACGAACTCGCGGCCTTCGGCGCCCAGCTCGCCACCGATCCGGAGCTGGCGCGCACCGTCGACCACACCGTGGCGAACGCGGCCACCCGCGTGGTGTGCCGGCACAAGGACGACATCGCCGCGGTCATCGGAGATACTGTCGGCCGCTGGCAGCCCGACGAGGCCTCCCGGCGCATCGAGCTGCACGTCGGTCGCGACCTGCAGTTCATCCGGATTAACGGCACCGTCGTCGGCGCCCTCGTGGGACTGATCATCCACCTGGTCACCGAACTCGCCTTCTGA
- a CDS encoding glycosyltransferase 87 family protein: MRGNEDDRRGDERGSRPGPDNRQLVRGVSWPTPPGRPTLPVVGLIMLVWFGLITRIGHYDVDVFLRAGAAVRHGLDPYPAPGTGAVYSGFAFVYPYLTAMPFAPLSCLAHADDIFVAGSVLALLGGTHLAGARDWRVYALVIAPSCTIIGLQMGTLNALLFAGLALAWQRRDRPWTCGGVVALLVYSKLFLAPLLLWLLLARRLRAWMVALAGLGALFLAGELLSPVGTATYVGMLDALARAEAPNGLSLTGLLVNIGVAMEAAASIARLCALAVLAVCWAATRRGHDERLLFAGAVAAAILASPIVWSHYLLLLVAPLLVLSAPRPSLADAGVGPGCRVGSGAPIGPDPAVGSGTPVRPGTAAGSGTPVEPPTCVGPVSPGPTAAFAVSSWFLVTPHRSTTMELLAVTAILGPLVLSSLHAGRTSRPSATRRRTVAAAGGRAATPARLRLAVGLGLAVVFGLGDAVVNLAAGHSAAGRVVGAYGTLVGVVTLVAWAGHVTARDRGLRTAAGDPLARKSNPGRTSG; this comes from the coding sequence ATGCGGGGCAACGAGGACGATCGCCGTGGCGACGAGCGTGGGAGCCGGCCCGGCCCGGATAACCGACAGCTCGTCCGGGGAGTGTCATGGCCGACGCCACCCGGTCGGCCCACCCTGCCGGTCGTCGGACTGATCATGCTGGTCTGGTTCGGACTGATCACCCGGATCGGCCACTACGACGTCGACGTCTTCCTGCGGGCCGGCGCGGCCGTGCGGCACGGGCTCGATCCCTATCCCGCCCCCGGCACGGGTGCGGTGTACTCCGGCTTCGCGTTCGTCTACCCCTACCTCACGGCGATGCCGTTCGCGCCGCTGTCCTGCCTGGCACATGCGGACGACATCTTCGTCGCGGGATCCGTGCTCGCCCTGCTCGGCGGGACCCACCTCGCCGGCGCCCGGGACTGGCGGGTGTACGCGCTGGTCATCGCCCCGTCGTGCACCATCATCGGGCTGCAGATGGGCACCCTCAACGCGTTGCTGTTCGCGGGGCTGGCACTGGCCTGGCAACGACGCGACCGGCCCTGGACCTGTGGCGGCGTCGTCGCGTTGCTCGTCTACAGCAAGCTGTTTCTCGCGCCGCTGCTGCTCTGGCTGCTGCTCGCCCGCCGGTTGCGGGCCTGGATGGTGGCCCTCGCCGGTCTCGGCGCCCTGTTCCTGGCCGGTGAGCTGCTCAGCCCGGTGGGAACAGCGACCTACGTCGGCATGCTGGACGCGCTCGCCCGGGCGGAGGCCCCGAACGGGCTCAGCCTCACCGGCCTGCTTGTCAACATCGGTGTCGCGATGGAGGCCGCCGCGTCGATCGCCCGGCTCTGCGCCCTGGCCGTCCTCGCGGTCTGCTGGGCGGCCACCCGGCGGGGCCACGACGAACGGCTGCTGTTCGCCGGTGCCGTCGCCGCCGCGATCCTCGCCTCCCCGATCGTGTGGAGCCACTACCTTCTCCTGCTGGTCGCACCGCTGCTCGTACTCAGCGCGCCTCGTCCAAGCCTCGCGGACGCCGGGGTCGGACCGGGCTGCCGGGTCGGATCCGGTGCCCCCATCGGGCCGGACCCCGCCGTGGGATCGGGCACTCCGGTGAGACCGGGCACCGCCGCGGGATCGGGCACTCCGGTGGAACCACCCACGTGCGTGGGGCCGGTCTCCCCCGGTCCGACCGCCGCGTTCGCCGTGAGCTCCTGGTTCCTCGTGACGCCCCACCGCAGCACCACCATGGAGCTGCTGGCTGTCACGGCGATCCTCGGGCCACTCGTGCTGAGCTCGCTGCACGCCGGTCGGACGTCGCGGCCGTCGGCCACCCGGCGACGGACCGTCGCGGCGGCGGGCGGGCGGGCTGCGACGCCCGCCAGGCTCAGGCTCGCGGTCGGGCTCGGGCTCGCGGTCGTGTTCGGGCTCGGTGACGCGGTGGTGAATCTCGCGGCGGGGCACAGCGCGGCCGGGCGGGTGGTGGGTGCTTACGGGACACTCGTCGGCGTCGTCACCCTGGTGGCCTGGGCCGGGCACGTCACCGCCCGCGACCGGGGACTGCGCACCGCGGCCGGCGACCCGCTCGCCCGAAAGAGCAACCCGGGACGAACCAGCGGGTGA